DNA from Streptomyces sp. NBC_01260:
TGCCCGTCCGAAACGCGGACGGCGGCCAGGGCACCGACCTCTACATCCAGGACAGCAAGTTCCATGACATCGCTGCCGCCGACCGGCCCACGGCCTCAGCCGCGGTGATGGCAGCCTCCCAACGCCCCGTGAGCACTTCGGTATTCGAGGAGAAGGCCACGGCAGCGGCCTGGCGAACCCTTCCGTCCTGGGTGCTGGTCGCCGGCCGGGACAAGGTCATCGCCCCCGATCTGGAACGCTTTCAGGCCAGGCGTGCCCACGCGCACACCATCGAGGTGAACTCCTCGCACATGGCCATGGTCTCCCGCCCCGAGACGGTCACCCGCCTCATCCTCGCCGCTGCCGGTGACCCCTCGACCGCGGACGGGCCGCTCGCCTCGACGGGAGCCAGGACGCTGGTGCTCGCGGTGATCGGGAGCGCCGCGGGACTGACGGTGTTCGTGGGCGGCGGCCTGGTGGCGGCCGCACGCGTACGCAGCGGCTTCGGACGCTGACACCGCCGCTGACACCACCCGGCGCGACACGTCGGCCGGGGTGGGATTTCAGGGCGGCCGATGCGGTTGAAGCCATGATGAGGAACTGCGGCCGATGAAGTGTCACGGCCGGATCGTCGACGATGGGACAGAAGTCATGCCTCTCCAGGGTGAGTACGAGCCGAGCCCCGCCCAGTGGGTTCGGGACCAGGTCGAGCAGTACGAGAGTTCAGGCGGAACGGAGGGGACGACGATGCGGGACATGCCCGTCATCATTCTGACCACCCGGGGAGCCAAGAGCGGGAAGATCCGCAAGACGCCGCTCATGCGCGTCGAGCACAACGGGGCATACGCCGTGGTCGCCTCACAGGGCGGAGCCCCGAAGCACCCGGTCTGGTACCACAACCTGACCGCCCACCCGCGCGCCGAACTGCAGGACGGGCCGGTCCGCCAGGACATGAACGTCCGGGAGGTGACCGGGGACGAGAAGGCGATCTGGTGGGAACGCGCTGTCGAGGCGTTTCCCGACTACGCCGACTACCAGAAGAAGACGGACCGGCAGATCCCGGTCCTCGTCCTGGAACCGGCGGAGACCGACCACTGATCAGTCCGGCACGGTAGGAGGACGAGCCGTCGCCGTACCGCTGAGCGCGCCTCGGAGGCTCCACCGGTTCCCTTGGAACGGTGGGGCCTCCGGCTGTCTCTCCGGCCGGCCGGGAACAACTGCTCAGCAGCCCCGCACGCAACGGCGGACACGGCCGGGCGATGAGCTGCTATGGGGCAGGGGACGCGGCGGGATACTCTCCAGCACGGCCCCTTGAGGTGCGGGGCCGAGTGGGAAGGATCCAGAACCTGATGACAGACAATTCCTACCTGGTCGCGTTCGTCCGGGCGCGTCTCGACGAGGAAGAAGAGATCGCACGAGTGGCCGGGGGCGAGGGGTGGCGGTGTCCGGCCGAGGTGCCGGGCGAGATCCACGACCGGACCGGCGCGATCGCGTTCAGCCTGAGGACGCACGGCTACAACCACCACATCGCCCGGCAGGATCCCGCGCGAACCATTCAGCGCATCGAGACGAGCCGCGTTCTCCTGGACGAGTACGCGGAGGTCGCCGAACTGGACACCGACCGTCCCGACCGGGACTTCGCCTCGGGGCGTGCCTTCGGGCTGGGGTTCGTGGTCCGGCAGATGGCCGCGGAGCACGCGGGGCACCCCGACTACCAGGTGAAGTGGCTCCCGCGGTTCACGCAGTAGTGCCGCGGCCCGGTTTCCGTGCGACGTACGGGCCTGGCCGGCGCACGCCGGCCGGGCCGCCGATCCGGCCGGCCGCCCCCGCCCGTATCCACCGCACCCCTCGAACGGCCGCCGCCGGATCTCACGAGGCGCGCTCAGAGGGGATTCATGCCGCCGTCACCCTTGGTGCTCACCTGATCACTCCGCTCCTTGAGGCGGCGCGCCTTGTCCTGGAGCCGCTCCCGCTCCTGTGGGTCGGAGGCCCGCTCGGCCGCCTCCTGCATTTCCTGCGCCTTGGCGCGAATACGCTCGGCGCGGCCTCCGGATTCATCCGCAACGCTCATGATCACTCCTGGATCTCGGGGGAGAGCCGACGCCACCAGCGAATCAGCGCTCCCGCGTACCTGCATCTCGAACGGTGACCGACTGCTACGGGTACGCGGCGGGCGAGTATGCCGCCGGGGCGAAAACCACCCGCCCGGTGTCGTGGTTGTTCAAGACGGTCCGGACGAACGCTCCTGGGCTCGCAGCACGGGAAACATGGTTCTGCTGACGGGTGTCCTGCCCAAGGCCGGTGATGTCATCGAGGGCGTGGGCGCCGACCAGTTGGGCCTCCGGACCGTCATGGGGCACCTGACGCATGGCTGGGACCTGGCGACCGCCACGGGGCAGCCGATTCCGTTCACCGAGCAGGAGGCCATGGAGACACTCGCCCGGGCGGAGGCCACTCTGCCACCGCAGTACCGGGGCGAGCACATGCCCTTCGGCCCCATCGTTCCCGTGGCCGAGAACGCTTCGGCCGTCGACCGGATGGTGGCATCCATGGGGCGTGAGCCGGGGCCGGCGCCGAGGAATTCCTGAACCGGTGCGCCACGGCGAGCACGGCGGGACAGCGGGCCGGGCCGGGCGGTGGTCGGGGCACCCGCCGAAATGGCGTACGGTGGTGATCACAACGACGCGGGGTGGAGCAGCTCGGTAGCTCGCTGGGCTCATAACCCAGAGGTCGCAGGTTCAAATCCTGTCCCCGCTACTTTCGAAGCAGGGCCCGGAACCATACGGTTCCGGGCTCTGCTGGTTTCTGCCGTC
Protein-coding regions in this window:
- a CDS encoding nitroreductase family deazaflavin-dependent oxidoreductase, which gives rise to MPLQGEYEPSPAQWVRDQVEQYESSGGTEGTTMRDMPVIILTTRGAKSGKIRKTPLMRVEHNGAYAVVASQGGAPKHPVWYHNLTAHPRAELQDGPVRQDMNVREVTGDEKAIWWERAVEAFPDYADYQKKTDRQIPVLVLEPAETDH
- a CDS encoding DUF6221 family protein, with translation MTDNSYLVAFVRARLDEEEEIARVAGGEGWRCPAEVPGEIHDRTGAIAFSLRTHGYNHHIARQDPARTIQRIETSRVLLDEYAEVAELDTDRPDRDFASGRAFGLGFVVRQMAAEHAGHPDYQVKWLPRFTQ
- a CDS encoding DUF6381 family protein is translated as MSVADESGGRAERIRAKAQEMQEAAERASDPQERERLQDKARRLKERSDQVSTKGDGGMNPL